A single Zootoca vivipara chromosome 1, rZooViv1.1, whole genome shotgun sequence DNA region contains:
- the SIRT3 gene encoding NAD-dependent protein deacetylase sirtuin-3, mitochondrial isoform X2 → MACKKLLRTSLKPTFFPSGNLFFQRTPESIIEEITSTYGVRPFSLSTALMVFFGGGRGRNDGQKEQLTLKDVTELIQKKECKRVVVMTGAGLSTPSGIPDFRSPGSGLYSNLQQYNIPYPEAIFELNYFFHNPKPFFTLAKELYPGNYRPNYAHYFLRLLLDKGLLLRLYTQNIDGLERVAGIPPDKLVEAHGTFASATCTVCRRSYRGEDFREDVMADKIPKCPVCTGMIKPDIVFFGEELPHRFFLHVTDFPVADLLLVIGTSLEVEPFASLAYAIRSSVPRVLINRELVGPFAHQPQHSDVVELGDVIIGVEKVVELLGWKEELQELMKKEKEKLDAKDK, encoded by the exons ATGGCCTGCAAAAAACTGCTCCGAACTTCATTGAAACCCACCTTCTTTCCAAGTGGAAATCTTTTCTTTCAAAGAACTCCAGAAAGCATAATAGAAGAGATTACAAGTACCTATGGAGTGAG GCCCTTTTCATTATCCACTGCTCTAATGGTATTCTTTGGAGGTGGCAGAGGAAGAAATGATGGTCAAAAGGAGCAGCTCACCCTGAAGGATGTGACAGAACTAATTCAGAAGAAAGAATGCAAGAGAGTCGTGGTGATGACTGGAGCAGGGCTCAGCACTCCTAGTGGTATCCCTGATTTCAG GTCCCCTGGGAGTGGTCTCTACAGTAATCTCCAGCAGTATAATATTCCTTATCCAGAAGCCATATTTGAGCTTAATTACTTTTTCCACAATCCCAAGCCTTTCTTTACATTGGCCAAGGAGTTATACCCTGGCAATTACAGGCCAAACTATGCTCATTACTTTCTCCGACTTCTGCTTGACAAAGGGCTCCTTCTGCGTCTGTACACACAGAACATTGATGGGCTGGAGAGAG TTGCTGGGATTCCTCCAGATAAACTAGTTGAGGCTCATGGTACATTTGCTTCTGCTACATGCACTGTCTGTCGAAGGTCATACCGTGGTGAAGACTTCAGG GAAGATGTGATGGCTGACAAGATCCCCAAGTGCCCTGTGTGTACTGGAATGATCAAACCTGACATTGTGTTTTTTGGAGAGGAGCTCCCTCATCGGTTCTTCTTGCACGTGACAGATTTTCCTGTGGCAGACCTGCTCCTTGTCATCGGAACCTCCCTTGAG GTGGAGCCATTTGCCAGTCTAGCTTATGCAATTCGCAGCTCTGTTCCACGTGTGCTGATCAATCGGGAATTGGTGGGACCATTtgcccatcagccacagcacaGTGACGTGGTTGAACTGGGAGACGTCATCATTGGAGTAGAAAAAGTAGTGGAACTGTTGGGCTGGAAGGAGGAGTTGCAAGAATTaatgaagaaggaaaaagaaaag CTGGATGCAAAAGACAAATAG
- the RIC8A gene encoding synembryn-A isoform X2, whose translation MEGLKTLARHAGIDYAEEQILEVPDLEVILEALKCLCNIVFSSPRAQELTSEARFVVGLTDRIKLYNERNLPHDIKFFDLRLLFLLTALRVDIRQQLAQELRGIGLMTDTLELTLGVKWLDPHEVAAEGNPSAPLPRQEVERAMEILKVLFNITFDTGKKEVDEEDAALYRRLGALLRHCLMISADGEDRTEEFHSHTVNLLGNLPLKCLDVLLAPKVHPGSLEYMGVNMDAVNVLLDFLDRRLDRGHKLKESLTPVLNLLTESARAHRQTRKFLKAKVLPPLRDVKNRPEVGNLLRNKLVRLMTHIDTDVKHCAAEFLFVLCKESVSRFVKYTGYGNAAGLLAARGLMTGGRTEGEYSEDEDTDTEEYKEAKPNINPITGRVEEKLPNPMEGMTDEQKEVEAMKLVNMFDKLSRQRVIQPMGVNPDGNLTSLNVTSLEDAVHQISEERLSSDSDLELD comes from the exons ATGGAAGGCCTGAAGACGCTGGCCAGGCACGCAGGGATTGATTACGCAGAAGAGCAGATTCTGGAGGTTCCAGACCTCGAAGTGATCCTGGAGGCGCTCAAGTGTCTCTGCAACATTGTCTTTAGCAGCCCCCGGGCTCAGGAGCTGACCTCCGAAGCCCGGTTCGTAGTGGGCCTCACAGACCGCATCAAACTCTACAATGAGAGAAATCTCCCGCACGATATAAAGTTCTTTGACTTGCGCCTTCTCTTCTTGCTGACGGCATTGAGGGTGGACATCCGGCAGCAGCTTGCGCAGGAACTCCGGGGTATCGGTCTGATGACTGATACCTTGGAACTCACCCTGGGAGTCAAATGGCTAGACCCGCACGAAGTAGCTGCTGAGGGGAACCCTTCTGCTCCTTTACCTCGGCAGGAGGTGGAGCGTGCCATGGAGATCCTGAAAGTGCTCTTCAATATCACATTTGACACTGGCAAGAAGGAGGTAGATGAG GAAGATGCTGCTCTGTACCGACGCCTGGGTGCCCTCCTCCGTCACTGCCTGATGATTTCAGCAGATGGTGAAGATCGGACAGAAGAATTTCACAG CCACACAGTCAACCTTCTGGGCAATCTGCCTCTCAAGTGTCTGGATGTCCTGCTGGCCCCCAAGGTGCATCCGGGCTCTCTTGAATATATGGGAGTCAACATGGATGCTGTCAATGTTCTGCTGGATTTCCTTGACCGACGTCTTGACAGG GGTCACAAGCTTAAGGAGAGCCTGACCCCTGTGCTGAACTTGCTGACTGAGAGTGCTCGAGCCCATCGGCAGACTAGGAAATTCCTTAAAGCTAAG GTACTCCCTCCACTGCGGGATGTGAAAAATAGACCGGAGGTGGGGAACTTGTTGAGAAATAAGCTTGTGCGCCTCATGACTCACATTGACACTGATGTCAAGCATTGTGCTGCGGAATTCCTCTTTGTTCTCTGCAAGGAGAGTG TGTCACGGTTTGTGAAGTACACGGGATATGGGAATGCTGCGGGGCTCCTGGCAGCCCGAGGCCTCATGACAGGAGGTCGGACAGAAGGAGAATATTCTGAGGATGAAGACACTGATACAGAGGAATACAAGGAGGCAAAACCCAA CATTAACCCTATAACGGGACGTGTGGAGGAGAAGCTTCCCAACCCAATGGAGGGGATGACGGATGAGCAGAAAGAGGTTGAAGCAATGAAACTGGTGAACATGTTTGACAAGCTCTCAAG ACAACGAGTCATCCAACCAATGGGAGTCAATCCAGATGGCAATTTAACCTCTCTCAATGTAACCTCCTTGGAGGATGCTGTCCATCAGATATCTGAGGAGAGATTATCATCTGACTCTGACTTGGAATTGGACTGA
- the SIRT3 gene encoding NAD-dependent protein deacetylase sirtuin-3, mitochondrial isoform X3, which translates to MTGAGLSTPSGIPDFRSPGSGLYSNLQQYNIPYPEAIFELNYFFHNPKPFFTLAKELYPGNYRPNYAHYFLRLLLDKGLLLRLYTQNIDGLERVAGIPPDKLVEAHGTFASATCTVCRRSYRGEDFREDVMADKIPKCPVCTGMIKPDIVFFGEELPHRFFLHVTDFPVADLLLVIGTSLEVEPFASLAYAIRSSVPRVLINRELVGPFAHQPQHSDVVELGDVIIGVEKVVELLGWKEELQELMKKEKEKLDAKDK; encoded by the exons ATGACTGGAGCAGGGCTCAGCACTCCTAGTGGTATCCCTGATTTCAG GTCCCCTGGGAGTGGTCTCTACAGTAATCTCCAGCAGTATAATATTCCTTATCCAGAAGCCATATTTGAGCTTAATTACTTTTTCCACAATCCCAAGCCTTTCTTTACATTGGCCAAGGAGTTATACCCTGGCAATTACAGGCCAAACTATGCTCATTACTTTCTCCGACTTCTGCTTGACAAAGGGCTCCTTCTGCGTCTGTACACACAGAACATTGATGGGCTGGAGAGAG TTGCTGGGATTCCTCCAGATAAACTAGTTGAGGCTCATGGTACATTTGCTTCTGCTACATGCACTGTCTGTCGAAGGTCATACCGTGGTGAAGACTTCAGG GAAGATGTGATGGCTGACAAGATCCCCAAGTGCCCTGTGTGTACTGGAATGATCAAACCTGACATTGTGTTTTTTGGAGAGGAGCTCCCTCATCGGTTCTTCTTGCACGTGACAGATTTTCCTGTGGCAGACCTGCTCCTTGTCATCGGAACCTCCCTTGAG GTGGAGCCATTTGCCAGTCTAGCTTATGCAATTCGCAGCTCTGTTCCACGTGTGCTGATCAATCGGGAATTGGTGGGACCATTtgcccatcagccacagcacaGTGACGTGGTTGAACTGGGAGACGTCATCATTGGAGTAGAAAAAGTAGTGGAACTGTTGGGCTGGAAGGAGGAGTTGCAAGAATTaatgaagaaggaaaaagaaaag CTGGATGCAAAAGACAAATAG
- the SIRT3 gene encoding NAD-dependent protein deacetylase sirtuin-3, mitochondrial isoform X1, with amino-acid sequence MNWRLHSRVSAGRHAFCAESFQRAIGWRNCCICSQQHYYGIFSGSMACKKLLRTSLKPTFFPSGNLFFQRTPESIIEEITSTYGVRPFSLSTALMVFFGGGRGRNDGQKEQLTLKDVTELIQKKECKRVVVMTGAGLSTPSGIPDFRSPGSGLYSNLQQYNIPYPEAIFELNYFFHNPKPFFTLAKELYPGNYRPNYAHYFLRLLLDKGLLLRLYTQNIDGLERVAGIPPDKLVEAHGTFASATCTVCRRSYRGEDFREDVMADKIPKCPVCTGMIKPDIVFFGEELPHRFFLHVTDFPVADLLLVIGTSLEVEPFASLAYAIRSSVPRVLINRELVGPFAHQPQHSDVVELGDVIIGVEKVVELLGWKEELQELMKKEKEKLDAKDK; translated from the exons TTTTCAGAGAGCAATAG GATGGAGGAATTGCTGCATATGTTCCCAGCAACATTATTATGGGATTTTTTCTGGTTCTATGGCCTGCAAAAAACTGCTCCGAACTTCATTGAAACCCACCTTCTTTCCAAGTGGAAATCTTTTCTTTCAAAGAACTCCAGAAAGCATAATAGAAGAGATTACAAGTACCTATGGAGTGAG GCCCTTTTCATTATCCACTGCTCTAATGGTATTCTTTGGAGGTGGCAGAGGAAGAAATGATGGTCAAAAGGAGCAGCTCACCCTGAAGGATGTGACAGAACTAATTCAGAAGAAAGAATGCAAGAGAGTCGTGGTGATGACTGGAGCAGGGCTCAGCACTCCTAGTGGTATCCCTGATTTCAG GTCCCCTGGGAGTGGTCTCTACAGTAATCTCCAGCAGTATAATATTCCTTATCCAGAAGCCATATTTGAGCTTAATTACTTTTTCCACAATCCCAAGCCTTTCTTTACATTGGCCAAGGAGTTATACCCTGGCAATTACAGGCCAAACTATGCTCATTACTTTCTCCGACTTCTGCTTGACAAAGGGCTCCTTCTGCGTCTGTACACACAGAACATTGATGGGCTGGAGAGAG TTGCTGGGATTCCTCCAGATAAACTAGTTGAGGCTCATGGTACATTTGCTTCTGCTACATGCACTGTCTGTCGAAGGTCATACCGTGGTGAAGACTTCAGG GAAGATGTGATGGCTGACAAGATCCCCAAGTGCCCTGTGTGTACTGGAATGATCAAACCTGACATTGTGTTTTTTGGAGAGGAGCTCCCTCATCGGTTCTTCTTGCACGTGACAGATTTTCCTGTGGCAGACCTGCTCCTTGTCATCGGAACCTCCCTTGAG GTGGAGCCATTTGCCAGTCTAGCTTATGCAATTCGCAGCTCTGTTCCACGTGTGCTGATCAATCGGGAATTGGTGGGACCATTtgcccatcagccacagcacaGTGACGTGGTTGAACTGGGAGACGTCATCATTGGAGTAGAAAAAGTAGTGGAACTGTTGGGCTGGAAGGAGGAGTTGCAAGAATTaatgaagaaggaaaaagaaaag CTGGATGCAAAAGACAAATAG
- the BET1L gene encoding BET1-like protein isoform X2 — protein sequence MDDMLDVENKRMAENLASKVTRLKSLALDIDKDAEDQNHYLDGMDSDFMSVTGLLTGSVKRFSTMTRSGRDNRKLLCYVSAGLIVVFFILYYLVTRART from the exons ATGGATGATATGTTAGATGTGGAAAATAAGCGTATGGCCGAAAACCTAGCCTCCAAAGTCACGCGGCTAAAATCG CTTGCACTGGACATTGACAAAGATGCTGAGGATCAAAATCACTACTTGGATGGCATG GATTCCGATTTCATGAGTGTGACAGGCCTTCTGACGGGGAGTGTGAAGCGTTTCTCCACTATGACCCGGTCGGGAAGAGACAATCGTAAACTTCTTTGCTACGTCTCTGCTGGACTGATTGTTGTCTTCTTCATCCTCTATTATTTGGTGACAAGAGCACGGACTTGA
- the BET1L gene encoding BET1-like protein isoform X1, with translation MADWGRGQNANAMDDMLDVENKRMAENLASKVTRLKSLALDIDKDAEDQNHYLDGMDSDFMSVTGLLTGSVKRFSTMTRSGRDNRKLLCYVSAGLIVVFFILYYLVTRART, from the exons ATGGCGGATTGGGGGCGAG GTCAGAATGCCAATGCTATGGATGATATGTTAGATGTGGAAAATAAGCGTATGGCCGAAAACCTAGCCTCCAAAGTCACGCGGCTAAAATCG CTTGCACTGGACATTGACAAAGATGCTGAGGATCAAAATCACTACTTGGATGGCATG GATTCCGATTTCATGAGTGTGACAGGCCTTCTGACGGGGAGTGTGAAGCGTTTCTCCACTATGACCCGGTCGGGAAGAGACAATCGTAAACTTCTTTGCTACGTCTCTGCTGGACTGATTGTTGTCTTCTTCATCCTCTATTATTTGGTGACAAGAGCACGGACTTGA
- the RIC8A gene encoding synembryn-A isoform X1: protein MALRTVLETVESGEQDTILKVLQIYNQEKSQCFTFEDEEQEERRKLAALLIKFLERVLQPSCQVTCLESIRILSRDKSCLGPFTTMEGLKTLARHAGIDYAEEQILEVPDLEVILEALKCLCNIVFSSPRAQELTSEARFVVGLTDRIKLYNERNLPHDIKFFDLRLLFLLTALRVDIRQQLAQELRGIGLMTDTLELTLGVKWLDPHEVAAEGNPSAPLPRQEVERAMEILKVLFNITFDTGKKEVDEEDAALYRRLGALLRHCLMISADGEDRTEEFHSHTVNLLGNLPLKCLDVLLAPKVHPGSLEYMGVNMDAVNVLLDFLDRRLDRGHKLKESLTPVLNLLTESARAHRQTRKFLKAKVLPPLRDVKNRPEVGNLLRNKLVRLMTHIDTDVKHCAAEFLFVLCKESVSRFVKYTGYGNAAGLLAARGLMTGGRTEGEYSEDEDTDTEEYKEAKPNINPITGRVEEKLPNPMEGMTDEQKEVEAMKLVNMFDKLSRQRVIQPMGVNPDGNLTSLNVTSLEDAVHQISEERLSSDSDLELD, encoded by the exons ATGGCGCTCCGGACTGTGCTAGAGACTGTCGAAAGTGGGGAGCAAGATACTATTCTCAAGGTGCTGCAGATCTACAACCAGGAG AAATCACAGTGTTTCACCTTTGAAGATGAGGAACAGGAAGAAAGGAGG AAACTGGCTGCGCTTCTGATCAAGTTTCTGGAGAGGGTACTGCAGCCATCCTGCCAGGTAACCTGTTTGGAAAGCATACGGATCCTGTCCCGAGACAAAAGCTGCCTTGGCCCTTTCACAACCATGGAAGGCCTGAAGACGCTGGCCAGGCACGCAGGGATTGATTACGCAGAAGAGCAGATTCTGGAGGTTCCAGACCTCGAAGTGATCCTGGAGGCGCTCAAGTGTCTCTGCAACATTGTCTTTAGCAGCCCCCGGGCTCAGGAGCTGACCTCCGAAGCCCGGTTCGTAGTGGGCCTCACAGACCGCATCAAACTCTACAATGAGAGAAATCTCCCGCACGATATAAAGTTCTTTGACTTGCGCCTTCTCTTCTTGCTGACGGCATTGAGGGTGGACATCCGGCAGCAGCTTGCGCAGGAACTCCGGGGTATCGGTCTGATGACTGATACCTTGGAACTCACCCTGGGAGTCAAATGGCTAGACCCGCACGAAGTAGCTGCTGAGGGGAACCCTTCTGCTCCTTTACCTCGGCAGGAGGTGGAGCGTGCCATGGAGATCCTGAAAGTGCTCTTCAATATCACATTTGACACTGGCAAGAAGGAGGTAGATGAG GAAGATGCTGCTCTGTACCGACGCCTGGGTGCCCTCCTCCGTCACTGCCTGATGATTTCAGCAGATGGTGAAGATCGGACAGAAGAATTTCACAG CCACACAGTCAACCTTCTGGGCAATCTGCCTCTCAAGTGTCTGGATGTCCTGCTGGCCCCCAAGGTGCATCCGGGCTCTCTTGAATATATGGGAGTCAACATGGATGCTGTCAATGTTCTGCTGGATTTCCTTGACCGACGTCTTGACAGG GGTCACAAGCTTAAGGAGAGCCTGACCCCTGTGCTGAACTTGCTGACTGAGAGTGCTCGAGCCCATCGGCAGACTAGGAAATTCCTTAAAGCTAAG GTACTCCCTCCACTGCGGGATGTGAAAAATAGACCGGAGGTGGGGAACTTGTTGAGAAATAAGCTTGTGCGCCTCATGACTCACATTGACACTGATGTCAAGCATTGTGCTGCGGAATTCCTCTTTGTTCTCTGCAAGGAGAGTG TGTCACGGTTTGTGAAGTACACGGGATATGGGAATGCTGCGGGGCTCCTGGCAGCCCGAGGCCTCATGACAGGAGGTCGGACAGAAGGAGAATATTCTGAGGATGAAGACACTGATACAGAGGAATACAAGGAGGCAAAACCCAA CATTAACCCTATAACGGGACGTGTGGAGGAGAAGCTTCCCAACCCAATGGAGGGGATGACGGATGAGCAGAAAGAGGTTGAAGCAATGAAACTGGTGAACATGTTTGACAAGCTCTCAAG ACAACGAGTCATCCAACCAATGGGAGTCAATCCAGATGGCAATTTAACCTCTCTCAATGTAACCTCCTTGGAGGATGCTGTCCATCAGATATCTGAGGAGAGATTATCATCTGACTCTGACTTGGAATTGGACTGA